A region of Lycium barbarum isolate Lr01 chromosome 1, ASM1917538v2, whole genome shotgun sequence DNA encodes the following proteins:
- the LOC132636934 gene encoding cationic amino acid transporter 9, chloroplastic codes for MSAVESSSSSSWLSQLWSSALRSKPLVPASESTTIRTASGGEGLVRRLGLFDLLLLGIGASIGAGIFVVTGTVAHDAGPGVTVSFIIAGGSCVLNALCYAELASRFPAVVGGAYLYAYTAFNEIIAFLVFSQLMLDYHIGAASIARSLASYVITALELIPFLKDNIPSWVGHGSEEIYGAFSFNLLAPILLVLLTIVLCRGVGESSVLNSVMTVTKVVIVIFIIIVGAFEIDVSNWSPFAPNGFESVLTGATVVFFAYVGFDAVANSAEESKNPQRDLPLGIMGSLLICVALYVGVCLVLTGMLPYKSLGGDAPLAEAFTSKGLQYVSVLISIGAVAGLTTTLLVGLYVQSRLYLGLGRDGLLPSLFGEVHQTRHTPVHSQIWVGIVASVLAGFFNVHILSHILSVGTLTGYSVVSACVVTLRWKDKTACQVFGKSISSRAEGLICLITVVCCGFAAGVFYRFGVSFIFSIVAVIIAIVAAAALHFRQVYADTPGFSCPGVPIVPTVCIFVNIFLFAQLHYEAWVRFVVVSIVTVGIYAVYGQYHANPLSSNTLIIYQKAPSEAE; via the exons ATGAGTGCTGTtgaatcttcttcttcttcgtcatgGTTATCTCAGTTGTGGTCATCGGCGCTTCGTTCCAAACCCTTAGTTCCGGCATCAGAGAGCACAACAATCCGTACTGCCTCCGGTGGCGAAGGTCTGGTCCGGCGTCTAGGTTTGTTTGATCTACTTCTTCTGGGTATTGGTGCTTCTATTGGCGCTGGTATCTTCGTCGTTACTGGCACGGTCGCGCACGATGCTGGTCCAG GAGTCACTGTCAGCTTCATAATTGCAGGAGGATCTTGCGTGCTCAATGCTCTCTGTTATGCTGAGTTAGCTTCACGCTTTCCAGCCGTTGTTGGGGGAGCATACTTATATGCTTATACAGCTTTCAACGAGATTATTGCTTTCCTTGTGTTTTCACAGTTGATGCTTGACTATCATATTGGTGCAGCTAGCATAGCTCGCAGTTTAGCAAGCTATGTGATTACAGCACTAGAGCTCATTCCCTTCCTCAAGGACAACATCCCAAGTTGGGTTGGACATGGCAGTGAAGAAATATATGGAgcattttcttttaatttattagcTCCAATTCTCCTAGTGCTTCTGACAATTGTTCTATGTCGAGGTGTTGGAGAATCTTCTGTATTAAATTCCGTGATGACAGTGACTAAG GTAGTGATTGTTATTTTTATCATCATTGTTGGAGCTTTTGAGATTGATGTTTCAAATTGGAGCCCATTTGCTCCTAATGGTTTTGAATCTGTACTGACGGGAGCAACCGTAGTATTCTTCGCGTATGTTGGGTTTGATGCAGTAGCTAATTCTGCGGAAGAGTCTAAGAACCCACAG AGAGACTTGCCGTTGGGCATAATGGGGAGCCTGCTTATTTGTGTTGCATTATATGTTGGAGTCTGCTTGGTGCTCACTGGGATGCTTCCATACAAGTCCCTTGGGGGGGATGCTCCTTTGGCTGAAGCTTTTACGTCAAAGGGCTTGCAGTATGTGTCTGTATTAATCAGCATTGGTGCTGTTGCTGGACTTACTACCACTCTCCTGGTTGGGCTTTACGTACAG TCCCGACTATATCTTGGCCTTGGAAGAGACGGTTTATTACCATCACTGTTTGGTGAAGTACATCAAACGCGACACACTCCTGTTCATTCACAAATTTGGGTTGGAATCGTTGCCAGTGTCTTGGCAGGATTTTTTAATGTGCATATTCTCTCGCACATTCTTTCAGTAGGAACCCTG ACCGGATATTCTGTTGTTTCAGCGTGTGTTGTGACTCTTCGCTGGAAGGATAAGACTGCGTGTCAGGTGTTTGGCAAGTCTATTTCTAGCAGGGCAGAAGGTCTCATCTGCCTCATCACAGTTGTCTGTTGCGGGTTTGCTGCAGGAGTCTTTTACCGTTTCGGTGTTTCATTTATATTCTCGATTGTAGCTGTAATTATTGCAATCGTCGCAGCTGCTGCTCTTCATTTCCGTCAA GTTTATGCTGATACACCTGGATTTTCTTGCCCGGGAGTACCCATTGTGCCTACTGTTTGCATCTTCGTCAATATATTTCTTTTTGCCCAG TTGCATTATGAAGCATGGGTGAGATTTGTTGTTGTCAGCATTGTTACAGTTGGAATTTATGCAGTATACGGGCAATATCATGCCAATCCTCTAAGTTCAAACACATTAATCATTTACCAAAAGGCACCTTCAGAGGCTGAATAA
- the LOC132636942 gene encoding peptidyl-prolyl cis-trans isomerase FKBP20-2, chloroplastic isoform X1, protein MLLNSSFLLSNISFPYTPSSCHTTQAFPRQKSTFQCCLAASLQDKRVREQKVNILQYEDNMKRRSLLFFLITSGISPALPAFGKTKSKNPYDERRLLEQNKRIQRENNAPEEFPSFIREGFEVKVVTSDNYVKRDSGLIVWDFAVGEGDCPKDGQQVTFHYIGYNESGRRIDSTYLQGKPANIRMGTKALVPGFEEGIRDMRPGGKRRIIIPPELGPPVGPSTFFSSKQFEVFDVELLGVQDCKRRTIGFYSDVVCN, encoded by the exons ATGCTGCTGAACTCTTCATTTCTTCTCTCCAATATTTCTTTTCCAT ATACTCCTTCATCTTGTCATACAACTCAAGCTTTTCCCAGACAGAAGTCAACATTCCAGTGCTGCTTAGCTGCCTCGTTACAAGATAAAAG GGTTAGGGAACAGAAAGTAAATATATTGCAATATGAGGACAATATGAAGCGCAGATCTCTCCTGTTTTTTCTGATTACATCTGGCATATCTCCCGCTCTCCCCGCTTTTGGGAAAACAAAGAGCAAAAACCCGTATGATGAAAGACGGTTACTAGAGCAGAACAAACGGATCCAGAGAGAAAATAATGCCCCTGAAGAGTTTCCCAGTTTCATCAGAGAAG GTTTTGAAGTTAAAGTAGTAACTTCTGATAACTACGTAAAGCGTGATTCAGGTCTTATAGTGTGGGATTTTGCTGTTGGTGAAGGTGATTGCCCAAAGGATGGTCAACAg GTGACATTCCACTATATTGGTTATAATGAGTCTGGGCGTCGTATTGACAGCACATACCTGCAAGGTAAACCTGCAAACATTCGGATGGGCACTAAAGCATTGGTCCCAG GTTTTGAGGAAGGAATTAGAGACATGAGACCTGGGGGAAAAAGGAGAATAATCATACCTCCAGAACTAGGACCTCCG GTTGGGCCTTCAACATTTTTTAGCTCAAAACAGTTTGAAGTTTTTGACGTGGAATTGCTAGGCGTCCAAGACTGCAAGCGTAGGACAATAGGCTTCTACTCTGATGTTGTTTGCAATTGA
- the LOC132636942 gene encoding peptidyl-prolyl cis-trans isomerase FKBP20-2, chloroplastic isoform X2 has translation MLLNSSFLLSNISFPYTPSSCHTTQAFPRQKSTFQCCLAASLQDKRVREQKVNILQYEDNMKRRSLLFFLITSGISPALPAFGKTKSKNPYDERRLLEQNKRIQRENNAPEEFPSFIREGFEVKVVTSDNYVKRDSGLIVWDFAVGEGDCPKDGQQVTFHYIGYNESGRRIDSTYLQGKPANIRMGTKALVPGFEEGIRDMRPGGKRRIIIPPELGPPICSRKNMTVIVICCYRGWML, from the exons ATGCTGCTGAACTCTTCATTTCTTCTCTCCAATATTTCTTTTCCAT ATACTCCTTCATCTTGTCATACAACTCAAGCTTTTCCCAGACAGAAGTCAACATTCCAGTGCTGCTTAGCTGCCTCGTTACAAGATAAAAG GGTTAGGGAACAGAAAGTAAATATATTGCAATATGAGGACAATATGAAGCGCAGATCTCTCCTGTTTTTTCTGATTACATCTGGCATATCTCCCGCTCTCCCCGCTTTTGGGAAAACAAAGAGCAAAAACCCGTATGATGAAAGACGGTTACTAGAGCAGAACAAACGGATCCAGAGAGAAAATAATGCCCCTGAAGAGTTTCCCAGTTTCATCAGAGAAG GTTTTGAAGTTAAAGTAGTAACTTCTGATAACTACGTAAAGCGTGATTCAGGTCTTATAGTGTGGGATTTTGCTGTTGGTGAAGGTGATTGCCCAAAGGATGGTCAACAg GTGACATTCCACTATATTGGTTATAATGAGTCTGGGCGTCGTATTGACAGCACATACCTGCAAGGTAAACCTGCAAACATTCGGATGGGCACTAAAGCATTGGTCCCAG GTTTTGAGGAAGGAATTAGAGACATGAGACCTGGGGGAAAAAGGAGAATAATCATACCTCCAGAACTAGGACCTCCG ATCTGTTCCAGGAAAAACATGACTGTTATAGTGATATGTTGTTATAGAGGATGGATGCTATAA
- the LOC132636942 gene encoding peptidyl-prolyl cis-trans isomerase FKBP20-2, chloroplastic isoform X3 — MLLNSSFLLSNISFPYTPSSCHTTQAFPRQKSTFQCCLAASLQDKRVREQKVNILQYEDNMKRRSLLFFLITSGISPALPAFGKTKSKNPYDERRLLEQNKRIQRENNAPEEFPSFIREGFEVKVVTSDNYVKRDSGLIVWDFAVGEGDCPKDGQQVTFHYIGYNESGRRIDSTYLQGKPANIRMGTKALVPGFEEGIRDMRPGGKRRIIIPPELGPPEKHDCYSDMLL, encoded by the exons ATGCTGCTGAACTCTTCATTTCTTCTCTCCAATATTTCTTTTCCAT ATACTCCTTCATCTTGTCATACAACTCAAGCTTTTCCCAGACAGAAGTCAACATTCCAGTGCTGCTTAGCTGCCTCGTTACAAGATAAAAG GGTTAGGGAACAGAAAGTAAATATATTGCAATATGAGGACAATATGAAGCGCAGATCTCTCCTGTTTTTTCTGATTACATCTGGCATATCTCCCGCTCTCCCCGCTTTTGGGAAAACAAAGAGCAAAAACCCGTATGATGAAAGACGGTTACTAGAGCAGAACAAACGGATCCAGAGAGAAAATAATGCCCCTGAAGAGTTTCCCAGTTTCATCAGAGAAG GTTTTGAAGTTAAAGTAGTAACTTCTGATAACTACGTAAAGCGTGATTCAGGTCTTATAGTGTGGGATTTTGCTGTTGGTGAAGGTGATTGCCCAAAGGATGGTCAACAg GTGACATTCCACTATATTGGTTATAATGAGTCTGGGCGTCGTATTGACAGCACATACCTGCAAGGTAAACCTGCAAACATTCGGATGGGCACTAAAGCATTGGTCCCAG GTTTTGAGGAAGGAATTAGAGACATGAGACCTGGGGGAAAAAGGAGAATAATCATACCTCCAGAACTAGGACCTCCG GAAAAACATGACTGTTATAGTGATATGTTGTTATAG
- the LOC132636942 gene encoding peptidyl-prolyl cis-trans isomerase FKBP20-2, chloroplastic isoform X4, whose protein sequence is MLLNSSFLLSNISFPYTPSSCHTTQAFPRQKSTFQCCLAASLQDKRVREQKVNILQYEDNMKRRSLLFFLITSGISPALPAFGKTKSKNPYDERRLLEQNKRIQRENNAPEEFPSFIREGFEVKVVTSDNYVKRDSGLIVWDFAVGEGDCPKDGQQVTFHYIGYNESGRRIDSTYLQGKPANIRMGTKALVPGFEEGIRDMRPGGKRRIIIPPELGPPFQS, encoded by the exons ATGCTGCTGAACTCTTCATTTCTTCTCTCCAATATTTCTTTTCCAT ATACTCCTTCATCTTGTCATACAACTCAAGCTTTTCCCAGACAGAAGTCAACATTCCAGTGCTGCTTAGCTGCCTCGTTACAAGATAAAAG GGTTAGGGAACAGAAAGTAAATATATTGCAATATGAGGACAATATGAAGCGCAGATCTCTCCTGTTTTTTCTGATTACATCTGGCATATCTCCCGCTCTCCCCGCTTTTGGGAAAACAAAGAGCAAAAACCCGTATGATGAAAGACGGTTACTAGAGCAGAACAAACGGATCCAGAGAGAAAATAATGCCCCTGAAGAGTTTCCCAGTTTCATCAGAGAAG GTTTTGAAGTTAAAGTAGTAACTTCTGATAACTACGTAAAGCGTGATTCAGGTCTTATAGTGTGGGATTTTGCTGTTGGTGAAGGTGATTGCCCAAAGGATGGTCAACAg GTGACATTCCACTATATTGGTTATAATGAGTCTGGGCGTCGTATTGACAGCACATACCTGCAAGGTAAACCTGCAAACATTCGGATGGGCACTAAAGCATTGGTCCCAG GTTTTGAGGAAGGAATTAGAGACATGAGACCTGGGGGAAAAAGGAGAATAATCATACCTCCAGAACTAGGACCTCCG TTTCAAAGCTAG
- the LOC132636964 gene encoding secreted RxLR effector protein 161-like: MSPGVHLMKDDGDPFDDPKRYRRLVGKLNYLIVTRPDIAFAVSVVSQFMSAPTVKHWEALEQILCYLKRAPRLAILYSNHGYTRVECFADADYAGSKIDGRSTTGYCVFVGGNLISWRSKKQGVVSRSSAESEYRAMSQSTCEIMWIHHLITEIGLKHYTPAKLWCDNQAAFHIASNPVYHERTKHIEVDCHFIREIQENQISTGYVKMGEKLADVFTKALNGTRVDYLCNKLGMINIYAPA, encoded by the coding sequence ATGTCTCCCGGTGTACATCTTATGAAAGATGATGGTGATCCTTTTGATGATCCGAAGAGATATAGAAGGTTGGTTGGAAAGTTAAACTACCTTATTGTGACTCGTCCGGATATTGCTTTTGCGGTAAGCGTAGTTAGTCAGTTCATGTCCGCACCTACAGTCAAACATTGGGAAGCTTTGGAACAAATTCTATGTTACTTGAAAAGAGCTCCTAGACTTGCCATATTGTATAGCAATCACGGCTATACTCGTGTGGAGTGTTTTGCAGATGCTGACTATGCTGGATCCAAAATTGATGGAAGATCTACTACAGGCTATTGTGTCTTTGTTGGAGGAAACCTAATATCTTGGAGGAGTAAGAAGCAAGGTGTTGTATCTCGATCCAGTGCAGAATCCGAGTACAGAGCTATGTCACAGTCTACGTGTGAGATTATGTGGATACATCATCTTATAACTGAAATTGGGTTAAAGCATTATACACCAGCAAAACTTTGGTGTGATAATCAGGCTGCTTTTCATATTGCCTCAAATCCAGTGTATCATGAAAGAACAAAACATATTGAGGTTGATTGTCATTTTATTCGTGAGATTCAGGAAAACCAGATTTCCACTGGCTACGTGAAGATGGGAGAGAAACTAGCTGATGTGTTCACAAAAGCATTGAATGGAACTCGAGTTGATTACCTTTGTAACAAGCTGGGCATGATCAATATCTATGCTccagcttga